AACAagtaataattttgatatactCACTATAGAAAATGATTAGAAAAATCAGTATACATAATTACATATGATATAGATGTGAACAACTGTTTGGCATCATAGAAAATGTCTTGgaaattcaatttaattttacaatatgaATGTTAAATATATCCTTTCAAACATGTCCGAACTATGTAACCccagtgatatatatataagatctCGATTTAATTCTGGTATAATTCTAATGTAAGCAAGCTGGAAAGGGGGACTGTTAAAATGGAAATCAAAAGTTGTGATCAAGTTGAAACTTTGAAAGACAAGGTTCAAACTGGAGAGAAAAACTGTTCAAGTCCAAAACCAGGTATGTCTTACATAGCGTTGATTTCGCTGGCCATTCAAAGTTCTTCACCAAGGAAAATGTTACTGTCTGAAATATATAACTGGATCACAGAAAACTACCCGTATTATAAAATGGAAGAAAGAAGTTGGCGGAATAGTATAAGACATAACCTATCTTTAAACgaatgttttgtaaaaagtgGGAGATGTGAGAACGGTAAAGGAAACTACTGGTCAATACACCCAGCTAACATAGACGATTTTGCAAACGGCGACTTCCGCAGGAGAAGGGCGCGCCGCCGTGTGAGGAAATGTGACGAAGAACTTCAGAAGCTAGTTTCGTGTGACGACGACGAGGACGACGATAAAAGTTCTGTTGCCGATGAACCATACTGCACTATTGTTCCACAAAATGCATATGTCCCGATGACGAGCACGTGGGCCTCAACGGATTATCTGACTGCAATGTTTAGTGTAGAAGCAATTCTATCACAAGAGGAACGAATCCGGTACTTTTGTAGAAACAATAGCTCCGAAGATATGAATGCAACGAATGAAATGTATCAAAATTCTTATCAAGGgaacaatgaaatatttgaccAGTCAAATTATCAAGGATTTGGACATTCTAACGATCACCAGACTTTCGTTCACCCATCTACAGTTAATGTCAACGTAAACGTAAGCGTACAAGGCATTCCGAACAACGTAGATCAAATAATTCCGTCATGGCAGGATACATTTCACAGATTGCAGACGGATCTTCACACTAAATGCTAAAGCCAGTGATATCTGCTACATTCGAGGAAACCTGTTAAGTTGATTCACCGATCATTTATTcgtcaaaatgaaacagaaataaacAGATTATGAAATAGCTTACTACCTGCATTACCCTTTATATTCGAGGAAAACCTACTCGTTATTATTGGATATTCTCAATCGGTGTCTTAATTTATACATTCATGTATCAGAGCCGTAAACATCTTCTGACTGTGTTGTTTTAATGTCAAACGTGATTTAAGAGAAGTAATGTTATTGTTACTATATGTTccacaggcactcgtctcagaTTTTTTTCCCCTGTATATACGTTTATACAACATAAAggtatgaataaaacaaattattctgcatgagacgagtgcctgtgatATTTTACCCTCTTTAAAAGTATGAATATGGATAATACTTGCTCGAGTTACGGTTAATCTCAGTTGGATGTAATACAGGACACGcttttaatgtatttattaaaGTTAGTTATTAGAAAATTGAATGccttgttctttttatttctaaaattgtttgCCTGTATTTTTGACGGGTATTTTTAGACAACCGAATCATTtgtaacaaaatagaaaacatttaGCCTGTATGATTCGAAATTTTTGTGCAAAACGTCAAACTATCAAAACTTTGGTATTTAGTTATAgccaatgattttttttcagcaacaaaacatttggctttttttaattttggtatcatataaaaaagtgtggacacagattaGTGTAGGAATTTAGGACTTTCATACCAAAGTATGCACGCTAAGCTTGGTACATATATTACACACAGTAATACTATGAAGGTATTACATAAGTGTTccatttttttaacagatttttcagttttgattaaatgaattttacaCGATAAACTACAATTATGTTTAGTATGGTGTCGTCCATCACTTTAGTATCATTGGTGCATTCTTTGGTGTGAATGTCTTTCTAGTAGGATTCTTTGATACACTGTTTCGATTGGTGACAGTTACTTTTGATTAGATTGATACCAAATTATCAAATCAGTATATGGTCATTCTTGTATCacttatttaagattttgataaatgtttgagAAAGTTTCAAAGAAAATGCTAGGTTCTAGTTCCTACACGTATATGCATTACCATTATCAATATGGTTCGAAGTTAAGTTATAATCCCAAACAGAATCcatctttaatttaatttgataaatagcaCAAGTTAAGATAAGAAGAGGAATGAAGCCTTCGTGTACTTATGCTTAATCTGGTTTTGATGTTTATGATGGTTTGATATGAGGTGTATGTATGTTTTCCCATAGGTTCTGTTATGTTTCAACATGGCGGTCattaatactttttgtttttatcataaagGTGATATCAGTATAGAGCATCCCAGTATCTTACATGCAAgcttttgttcaaatattagAGATAGTTTCTGATAAAAACTATGTATATGTATTTCTGAAAGAGTTCTATGTTTAATACGGATTTGcacaaaaacttcaaaataacaatttataacttCAAGAGATTCATAAAGAAATCTTTACAATTTCAGGCAAATGTGTAGCCCCGACAGACATTTCGAATCATctataaacaatttcaaaataccaaaattcTGAAATATCTTCAAATGAAGATTTCTACAAAGTTTGGCTCGAATCGGCCAAAAATGTTATGCAGAAGAAGAGTTTGCAAAATATGAGGATTTACTGAAAAGGATGGGGTCAAATTGCTACTTATACGGCAGTTGATTGCTgtgtcaaaataaagttgagaataaaaatatggaatatatcaaagcgacaacaacccaactTAAAAGCAGATAGCAGCCGAAgtccaccaattggtcttcaacgcAGAGTGAAAATTCCGCTCCTAGAGGTAGTTCTCATTTGCCCCCTAAATAAAgttgtgtactagttcagtgaaaatggacgccACATTTAActccaaaatattcaaattaacttaaattaaaaacacacaAGACTATCAAAGGCCATGTAGAGGCTCCTGATTTGAAAAACGGCGAAAAAAAAGGCGGGATTGAACATGTTTTTTGATATCTCAACCCCCCCCTAaatctctagccaatgtagattAAAGAACACccagcaatacgcacagtaaaattcagtttaaaagaaaTCCGAAACCGATGTCAGAATAAGTAACAATAGAAACTAAGTGAAATGAAAATGctacataaataacaaatgaCAATTAGTACTAGCAGTTTCTGACATGCAAGCtacagacctcaattaaactgattgaaagatcacggtatgtcttcatcatattgAAACCAGCataatccctcccgttaggggtttagtatcataccatcataaaaaatatgagaaaaacataatCCGTATCGTGGCAACAGCTGGTTTtagaaacatgtttttatttccGATGCGATTACCAAATGagttaattaatataaatagcAAAATATGCCGTATTTAATGACAGTATTGTCACTATACTCCTTCTAAATAAGTCATGTTTAAAGCTTTCGTTAGTTTTTGAGgtgaatgccgacaatttgtgcTGTAAGTAAAGAGAACTGCCATAAACGTATAAATATAAGatgtttacatgtttatatttacgAACGAATGATGCTAGTACCGAAGATAACaataagtaaatgttttgactagtttgtgatatcaaaaaccctggtgtaataattttttagtaatgcatattttttctccgttaaaatcaaattaattgtTTCATAGATTCTACACATGCAGCACGAGCAAATCGAACGCGCTGAGAAATGAACCCCATAAGATGTGGACAAGGGAACATCCCCATCTAAAATGAACAATTAACAacaggaaatgaaaaatcatctcttttatcataaatcataaatgttgattttaatcTTAACGTTTCATaaagatatagatatcaagatccagGAAAGGGCAGTTTTTATTGTTAGctaaagctttatttaaagtcaatTCGGCAGGATATATCTCTTTAGTGAACATACtaaagtttttattattgagagtcaatatatcataaaatatctaaaagagttgaattaaatatttgaatcaGATGTTGTTCAGATGGGTCTTTGAtgattttagtcataaattgtaactcgtcaCAATACAGAAATAGGTACGCAATAAATgatgcacagttagtccccatagGAATTCCGATAACTTGACTATATACGGATATATCGGACttctaacacaaaggttcctggttcgatcccGCTCCGggttgaaaatttcagggactgaattttcgtCTCTCCGTTGACATCATTTGAGAGTATGGTCTTCAGGAAACGACGATAGTCCACCGGAAGGGGTCGATAAATacctgacccgtgttaagagagagagagagccatatctcttgcacgttgaagacacccttgtagatttaaAAAGAGCAAGCTAATGCAGacacaaggcagcactcgcacccgcaaagtggaaaggaattaataattaataatcaGGTATGTGATATTTTCTTAATAGGATTATGAAACAAATGGTATATAGGATTGaacaatcaaaactttgaacagatacAAATCACCATTATAAGCATACAATTTATCAAGTTCTTTCAAGTAATTTCTTCAACTATTTTCAAAgaccttatttgaacaatttataacaAGATTTTTGATTGTTCCACgtgtactagtaagtagaaTACTGTGTTATAAATAGTTTAGAagtggaacaatggcttgaagacaaaataaatctatatttgtaaggagTTTTGTACAGCTTCAGAAGCCCATGCATAGTTGGAATTGCCATTGTATTAGGTTTTGCTTGTACAGAGGTATCTAGTAGTTTATGTTGGtcacatatgtttttttttctccgaaaatggagtcagttggaatgttggtgaattcgtGATTTcatttttcagaacctcaatattaaattattatagtCAACCAAACATGATAATGTTAGCAGCCTTGTCATccgtaacaaaaacaaattccttagCGAGTTCTTTTAGCTTATGTTTGATACTAGAATAGTtgttgttctttaaaatgttgaatacatGTTCAATCATGCTGAATCATACCTATATTGATCCTGACAGTCTGTTTATGAGAATTATTTGGAGATCCTGTATAATTCTTTGATATTAATACTATGAAAAACTTCTAAAAATGTATCATCTATAGCCTGTACCAGGTCCGGAATATTACTGTTGTTTTacgttcgtttgatgtgtttcagattttgatttaaattttgttatttgataagggacttctGAATTTCAATTTTCGATGTCTATTTATTTTACTCTGTACTAGTGATACAACCAAaagaattttgtttataatgtaatttgaaaatctatttatGTTTCATCAATTCAATGAACTGCACACATGATTTGTTCTGCATGGGTGATTATCCAACTTTCGAATTTCTGGTAGTCTGTTCAAGACATATTTTAACCTCAGATTAACACGTAACAAATTTGCTATAAAAACACAGTGAGGTGTTGTGTTTGAACTATAAGTGTTTTAACACATAATGCACCTGTGTGTGCAGTAAAAGTAGCAAAGGATCGGTATAAACTCAGAAATGTTTTCCAAATTCTTCTTTGCATGGGAGTTTCAAGTTTAACAGTTTAGATTTTATTAATGAGAATGTTAATGACACTATCACCAAAgagaaaacacattttttacgTAGGCTAGCTATTATAACAAATTTCATTTGTTACATACTGGTCAGCTATATAGtctaaaaacatgtttatgtgACAAACACATTAATATCTTAAACCAATAACCTATAACAATTATTGGTTAAATATATGACCTTTTCtgctttaaaaatataactttgaCTATTTCAAGCATTGACTAATGCTTTATTATACAGATATTGAAAAAACTACACATATACACTTCAAagttattttgaattaattttcattttttttagattctaACTAATAGAAGATATCTGCATTTCTAATAATCTTATTAGTTCTGAATGCATTAAAATCTATAACTGAGCGCTGCTGAAATTCTCCCTTTTTAGGCAATATTCCCATAAAACTTCTTAAATTATTCCAACATGGTACGAAAATTTCATACAAAGAAAATGGAACCCATCTAAACCAGAACTATTCTAGTGCTAAAGAATGTGTACAATGTAACATCGGACAAGTTGTCTCCTTGTACAAATATACTTACTGATACGGTTATAATTATTCTGCTAGTCACTGTCATGAACTTTGGGTAATATGGATTTTCTAGTTTATGGTTTGAACCTTTActgaattttcatttctttttttgttgttgttgatattGCAAAAGATGTTTTTTTGGTGTACCTATCAGCAATTTAAATCCTTTGAGATTACCTCCAGTCACTCAGAGCATTCCGCAACACAGTATGACTTGTTGTTAATTTTGCAATTACTTTCCATTGTCATTTTATACAAAGTTGAAtgttgttttcaaaaaaaaatgttgccgAGGATATTTTACATACTTGCTTGTATCTGGTTACGTCTACAAACACTCATGAAAACTTTCTATTTTTGGACTTGATCAACCGGCAGTATTGCATTTCAGATTTTCCCACCTATTCTTGAGAggtttaaaatatcaaaacctAGTTTTATCCTGCTACATTTTTTTACCCTGTCCAAATTCAGAAATCATGCCAGCAGTTGTAGAATgtaatatctttatatttttcataattaattttgaatatttggtATGAATTGGAGACTCATGAATTAAGAATTCAAAATACTGTACGGACATATGTCTGTTGTCTgtgaataattacattagatgtatgtttcattacaatacgttattctgattggctaattgcacatcacatgttattccgtaagcagttgcatgagacaataacatttcattcatgatgacacgaggtcccacaataaagtgcataggtaaatttaaaaattcaacttcatgaaaatcgtgtttttataatcctagctataaaatgtaattataagtattgaatgcttctttttgtaactttatagggttgtaaaagcgttgactgtgtgtaaatttttagattgaagcgcttccgcgcttcatacaaaatgtacttcggtcaacgcttttacaccccaataaattttcaaaaagaagcattcaattcttaattaaaaaacatgtaattggttgagtatttttttattagcaCACTTATGTATTTTGaggtatttaaattttttttttctagtttctgACAGTTGAAATCCTAAAACACTAAAAGGACAAAAGGGAAAATCGTCGAAAGGTTAATATGaagttaaacaaataatatattttttttcagaaagaaGTTTACAAACTCATGCTGAGTTTAATTTTAGAACATTTGTAGTTTGAATGCTATTGTGTGATACACTGAAAAAACCCACAATTTGTTTCtacataaatatgtttacagAATTTTGGTACTACATTAAGTTCAATTAGTAGGTAGTTAACCATTTCTCACACCAACATAACAATACCTACTCAAACCCCTTTTCTTAATGTTTAGGTACATTTGGAATTAAGTtgcgataaaaaaaaagaaaagcgatatgattgtcaataatcctaaaaaggatttttttttaaaataaagtatattgaaagagggacgaaagatactagtGGGACAAACACATAAATCGCAGAAAAAGcccaaacaacatcgttttGTGTGTAcaactcattacattaactgcttgataaacgaattaggtattgacaattcacttggaaacacAACATATGCCCTCACAACAATtacttaaatatatatcctGGATAaccataggtctgttctatgttcctttggaatttcaaccaaagataaaGAATTGGATCATCCATTACTGTATTGAATACctaactacataagtgtccttacacagaacggtatattgctgggtcctCAAAGTGCTCCccaaaaagttatcaaagttactaagattataatttagtacgccagacgcgcgtttcgtctacataagactcatcagcgacgctcataccaaaatattttaaaagctaaacaagtacaaagttgaagagcattgcggatccaaaattccaaaaagttatgccaaataaagctaaggttatctatgcctgggttaagaaaatccttttttttttgttttgaaatattaaaaaattgttaaacacgaaacctctttctcaattattaacatctattttatcagcaatcaaagatgggcttcaaagttattgtgaaactgcctattctagaggtgacgtaaatcagatgtggatacttataAATTCCAAAGATcctttagagtacatacaatctaactctttttcatcttgtaatagtaataaaacatttgacttttctacactttacacaagtattccacatttttaactaaaagacaaattaaaagagttggtattgcatTTTTTCATAAAGAAGAATGGTCAACGTAGATACAAtgatcttgtcttagggagggatgaaacctactttgtaaaggatcactctgattcaaacaaaaaattctctgaaactgacatcaAGAtgattgatttcttgattgacaacatatttgtaacatttggaggacatgtttttcaacagactcggcattccaatggaaacaaattgtgcccctcttcttgccgacttgtttctttattattatgaggctgacatCATACAGAAACTTCTTAGGAAAAAGATAAGAGTTGAAGTTAGCAATATcgtttaactctactttccgctataaagatgatgttctttcactaaataattcaaaactttgtgactatgttgaacgcatttATCCCACCAAattagagataaaggatactacagatacagttaaatcGACCTAATatattgacttacatctagaaattgacaatgagggtcggttgaaaacaaaactttacgacaaaagagataatttcagctttccaattgttaACTTTCTATTTCTAAGTATCAACCTTCCAGGAGCACCTGCATAtgggggtatatatctcccaattgataagatattcccgtgcttgcatttcatATCATGGTTTTCTTGCTAGAaagttgctgctcacaaggaagctattaaaccaagagttccaaatggtgaagttgaaatcacaCCTTCGTaaatttacggacgccatcacgagttggttgactgttatggaatatccgtttcacaaatgatattggatatgtttcttacgtcgtaactacaatccccttccctttcatgaatgtgacctaccgaattagaatatttaccggatttgttatctcataagccACACGACTGATGCCacttgtggagcaggatctgattacccttccggagcaccggAGCTCGCCCCTTttgtttggtggggttcgtgttgcttattttttagttttctatgctgtgtcatgtgtacttttgcttgtctgtttgtctttttcatttttagccatggcgttgtcagtttattttcgatttatgagtttgacttttcctctgttatctttcgtccccctttTGGAAGTCttggtttaataacttccttgcgagcagcaaccctctatcaagacaatcatgataggaaatacaaacaCTTTATAACTCCATATTTTGATGACATTGATCAGCCCATTATGTCTTATTCGTATTAGATATATCACCAAAATACAGCAGttgttttatacaaataagaaattatgGGTGGCTCAATGTTATCAAAATATGGAGTTATAAAGTTTTGAACCGCAAAGTCATTAAAACTGctataaacaatttaatcaaAATCCCTTTTAAAGTATTTCATTATTGAAGATTCTTTTAAACGATCACCAGGTTTGTCAATTAGTGGGAACAATCTATTGTGACAAAAGCAGTAATAGTCCatgcaaacatatattttaaactgaaaaatgatcaaattcgttataaacataattaactAATTAGAATTTTACCAAGTTTGCATAATAATTGTTGTCTACTCTAagattaaaatatagataaaaaatcaacaactttaaaataaaacggTGTTTATTTGGTGATTGTGGTTAATGCAATTGTCATGTGACCTGTGATGGCGTTATCTGTTATCAATAATAGTCATGATATCAGTAGAGTAAGTTTTTCGATATATCCTCTTGGCTCATGGTTTTGACATTTAAACATAGGGGATACGCTGTCTGTAGTCGTTAATCCAAAACAGTTCTCATGTTGTACGTCAATCTCCATAtcattgtattgtttgtatataaacGATTTGGAGGCGTATGAATTAGATAACTTAATATTGTGTTTGTATATCTCTGAATGTTGAAAATTATACTTTTGAGTTTGTTAGGTAGCgcttcattttgaaaatgtgcgcacggtcaacgcttttacaaccgtatgaagttacaaaaagaagcattcaatacttataattacattttttagctaggatcatgaagacagaaatattatcaattttttgttcatttcacctgtgcactttattgtgggacctcgtgttatcatgaatgacaagttttattgtgtaatgcaattgcttaaggaataacatgtgatgtgcagttagccgaTCAGAAAAAacgtattataataaaatatacatctaatgtaatcaTTTGAACTTATCAGTGTACTGAGCGTTTGCGGATagaatttttgtggattgaacGTGATACGTATTGTTGTGGGTATTTCATTTTGAGGTTTAGCAAAAGTTTGCATAAATGCAATTAAATTAG
Above is a window of Mytilus trossulus isolate FHL-02 chromosome 4, PNRI_Mtr1.1.1.hap1, whole genome shotgun sequence DNA encoding:
- the LOC134713812 gene encoding forkhead box protein I2-A-like — its product is MEIKSCDQVETLKDKVQTGEKNCSSPKPGMSYIALISLAIQSSSPRKMLLSEIYNWITENYPYYKMEERSWRNSIRHNLSLNECFVKSGRCENGKGNYWSIHPANIDDFANGDFRRRRARRRVRKCDEELQKLVSCDDDEDDDKSSVADEPYCTIVPQNAYVPMTSTWASTDYLTAMFSVEAILSQEERIRYFCRNNSSEDMNATNEMYQNSYQGNNEIFDQSNYQGFGHSNDHQTFVHPSTVNVNVNVSVQGIPNNVDQIIPSWQDTFHRLQTDLHTKC